The Castanea sativa cultivar Marrone di Chiusa Pesio chromosome 11, ASM4071231v1 genome contains a region encoding:
- the LOC142614589 gene encoding uncharacterized protein LOC142614589: protein MRCDALLLVCSGSDRGGAGRGRQSIVKGKASEHFHLQDELVVLLEGLLLVVGVLLLFVQLLAHVHHQLLHGEVEHQSEDVGGHHPTLDHLVHTSYLGDQGVVFREETNQMG, encoded by the exons ATGCGATGCGATGCTTTGCTGTTGGTTTGCAGTGGGTCTGATCGAGGAGGAGCTGGTAGAGGAAGGCAGAGCATCGTGAAAGGGAAAGCCTCTGAGCATT TTCACCTCCAAGACGAGCTCGTAGTCCTCTTAGAAGGTCTCCTATTGGTCGTAGGTGTACTCCTCCTCTTCGTACAACTGCTCGCTCACGTTCACCATCAGCTTCTCCACGGAG AGGTTGAGCACCAGTCGGAAGACGTGGGCGGTCATCATCCTACTCTGGATCACCTAGTCCACACAAG TTACCTCGGAGATCAAGGAGTCGTATTCCGAGAAG AAACTAACCAGATGGGTTAA